The following coding sequences are from one Streptomyces sp. NBC_01485 window:
- a CDS encoding ATP-grasp domain-containing protein — MCSSFHPTRPEPSRDGDLPVLVAALRAAGGEADGVFWDDADVDWGSYDLVVIRSTWDYSWRADEFTAWARKVGAVTRLANPADVVGWNTDKRYLGELAAAGVPTVPTRYLEPGDPADLPADHEYVVKPTSGAGARYAARYTPDQHETAVRQLARMHAEGLTAMVQPYVRGIDSGGERAVQFFGGRLLHASRKRAVLAPGTAFDAVKVAHPGLEPWTPTPAEIAVAERALAAVPESPELLYARVDLVDGDDGEPCVMELELVEPNLFLFLHPESVPAVAAAILAAAATR; from the coding sequence ATCTGTAGCAGCTTTCACCCCACCCGGCCCGAGCCCAGCCGGGACGGCGATCTTCCGGTGCTGGTGGCGGCGTTGCGGGCGGCCGGGGGCGAGGCGGACGGGGTGTTCTGGGACGACGCCGACGTCGACTGGGGGTCCTACGACCTCGTCGTCATCCGCTCGACCTGGGACTACAGCTGGCGCGCGGACGAGTTCACGGCGTGGGCGCGGAAGGTCGGGGCCGTCACCCGGCTCGCCAACCCGGCCGACGTCGTGGGGTGGAACACCGACAAGCGGTATCTGGGGGAACTGGCGGCGGCCGGAGTGCCGACCGTCCCGACGCGCTACCTCGAGCCCGGCGACCCGGCCGACCTCCCCGCCGATCACGAGTACGTCGTCAAGCCGACCTCCGGCGCCGGCGCCCGCTACGCCGCCCGCTACACGCCCGACCAGCACGAGACGGCCGTACGGCAGCTCGCGCGGATGCACGCCGAGGGGCTGACGGCGATGGTGCAGCCGTATGTGCGCGGCATCGACAGCGGCGGTGAGCGGGCCGTGCAGTTCTTCGGCGGACGCCTGCTGCACGCCAGCCGCAAGCGGGCGGTGCTGGCCCCCGGCACCGCCTTCGACGCGGTGAAGGTCGCCCACCCCGGACTGGAGCCCTGGACCCCTACCCCGGCCGAGATCGCCGTCGCCGAACGCGCCCTGGCCGCCGTACCGGAGTCGCCCGAGCTGCTGTACGCCCGGGTCGACCTCGTGGACGGCGACGACGGGGAGCCGTGCGTGATGGAACTGGAACTGGTCGAGCCCAACCTCTTCCTGTTCCTGCACCCGGAGTCGGTGCCGGCCGTCGCGGCGGCGATCCTGGCGGCGGCCGCCACCCGCTGA
- a CDS encoding IS607 family transposase, with protein sequence MKLSEWARQQGVSYQTAWRWVKDGKMPVPVRQAPSGTWLVDEVAVQPSGRVVAYCRVSSVDQKADLERQAARVVSGANGLGLAVAEVVTEVGSGLNGRRRKLHRLLSDPQTAVIVVEHRDRLARFGVEHLEAALSASGRRLVVLDPTETADDLVRDITEVLTSMCARLYGPGAAKNRAARAVAVATGEAAE encoded by the coding sequence GTGAAGCTTTCGGAGTGGGCCCGTCAGCAGGGCGTGAGCTACCAGACTGCCTGGCGGTGGGTGAAGGACGGGAAGATGCCCGTCCCCGTTCGCCAGGCGCCGTCCGGGACGTGGTTGGTCGACGAGGTCGCCGTCCAGCCGTCCGGGCGTGTGGTGGCGTACTGCCGCGTGTCGTCCGTTGACCAGAAAGCCGATCTTGAGCGGCAGGCCGCCCGGGTCGTGTCCGGCGCGAACGGGCTGGGTCTGGCCGTCGCTGAGGTCGTCACCGAGGTGGGATCCGGGTTGAACGGGCGGCGGCGCAAGCTGCACCGGCTGCTGTCCGACCCGCAGACGGCGGTGATCGTGGTCGAGCACCGCGACCGGCTGGCCCGGTTCGGCGTCGAGCACCTGGAGGCCGCACTGTCGGCGTCCGGGCGGCGCCTGGTCGTCCTCGACCCCACCGAGACCGCCGATGACCTGGTACGCGACATCACCGAGGTGCTCACTTCCATGTGCGCCCGCCTGTACGGGCCGGGGGCAGCGAAGAACCGGGCCGCCCGCGCGGTGGCCGTGGCGACCGGCGAGGCCGCCGAGTGA
- a CDS encoding helix-turn-helix domain-containing protein, whose amino-acid sequence MKKFQPQPGFVVQAYRFALDPNATQEHALRSHCGAARAACNWAVGWVTASWWQRRAEESYGIGEAGLTEWRPWSLPALRKAFNEAKHTDPRFAAWWEENSKEAYSTGLANASAAFGNYAKSKNGKRRGKRMGAPRFKSKRKACLACRFTTGVIRVDADGRHVTLPRLGTIRTHEPTVKLLDRTQAEALTLW is encoded by the coding sequence GTGAAGAAGTTCCAGCCGCAGCCCGGGTTCGTGGTGCAGGCGTACCGCTTCGCACTGGACCCGAACGCCACCCAGGAGCATGCTCTGCGCTCGCACTGCGGCGCGGCGCGTGCCGCCTGCAACTGGGCCGTCGGCTGGGTGACCGCCTCCTGGTGGCAGCGCCGCGCGGAGGAGTCCTACGGCATCGGCGAGGCCGGGCTGACGGAGTGGCGGCCGTGGTCGCTGCCCGCGCTGCGGAAGGCGTTCAACGAGGCCAAGCACACCGATCCGAGGTTCGCCGCCTGGTGGGAGGAGAACTCCAAGGAGGCGTACTCCACCGGCCTGGCGAACGCGTCGGCCGCGTTCGGCAACTACGCGAAGTCCAAGAACGGCAAGCGGCGCGGCAAGCGGATGGGTGCGCCGCGGTTCAAGTCGAAGCGCAAGGCGTGCCTTGCCTGCCGGTTCACCACCGGCGTGATCCGCGTGGACGCTGACGGCCGTCACGTCACCCTGCCCCGGCTGGGCACGATCCGCACCCACGAGCCCACGGTGAAGCTCCTCGACCGTACTCAAGCCGAAGCCCTCACGCTCTGGTGA